The sequence TTGCTGTGGCAGATAAGAAAAAGGTCCACTGTGAGTTCCAGAAAAGAAGCTGGATGGACGCTTATCAGTTCTTCTGGCACCAATGGAAATCCTGTGACCTACAAAAGACCAATGGGAGACATATGAAAATCAAAGCAACCTTATATGTAAAGACTCTCATCCAAAGCAACCTATAAGTAGCTAAGGCATAAATCATGATGTGTGCTAAATCAAATCCCTAAAGTTAGGGCAGCcaactgttttgtcttgttcTGATACCTCATAAAATAGATTCTTAAAATGCAGGCTGTGATGCTTACTGGTTTCATGTAATGGTTTCACAGCAAATGGCATGTGTAGATATGCCCCaatatacaaccccaaatcagaaaaagttgggacgttgtgtaaaatgcaaataaaaacagaatgtgataaacccatatttagcagcaaaaatgacatagacaacatatcaaatgttgaaaattaaaaATTATTCAactatcatggaaaatatatgttcattttgatacCAGCagcatatttttaaaaaaagttgggacagggaatgtttaccactgtgctgcttcacctcttcatttaacacaacTCTGTAAATTATTAAGAACTGAGGAGACTAGTTGCTAGAGTTTTCAGAattaaatgttgtcccattcctgcccGATATACTCTAGGATTTTAGTTGCTCAACAGGATGGGGTATACTTAATCAGGTTTTTCATGATGCACAatatttgacaggtctggactgcagactgGCCATTTTatcacctggactcttcctctatggagaaatactgtttaaatatgtgtagAATATATTTTGGCATTGTTTCCCTGAAATATTCTAGGTCTTTTCAGGAAAAGACATGGCCTGGATGGCagcatatgttgctcaaaacctgtatacatcattcagatgttgattgtgccttgccagatgtgcaagatgcccatccTGTAGGCACTAGTGCACCTCCACACAgccatagatgttgggtttcgaactgagcactaaaacaagttggataggttggatacttggataggccctctcctttTTAGCctagatgagtccatgatttctaaaaataatggcaaattttgattggtctaatcacaggacctttttccaccttacctcagtccattttaaacgaGCTCAAGCCCATATGACAGTAGTATTTCTGTATCATACAATTGTGGCCGTTGTATGGTAAAGTTTACACTACCATTTTTTAATTGAGTATCCAACTGCTCATGGACAATGGTAATCAGGTTTTCCTGAGCtcatacaatgattttctttacagaaacaggtctggttttgatgcagtgccatctgaggtccaaaaaaCCAAagccatccaatattgtttttcagctctatcccttgtttacaaatatttctttggattctctgaatatcaTAATGACATTATGGACTGTAGATGattaactccccaaatacttcacaatttcatgttaagaagcataaAATAACATTGTGTCATCATTTGTCCACataggtttacacagagtgatgaatacccctacatctttatttctaagagaccctgcctctctgggatgctcctTTTCATActcaatcatgttgccagttaccttaattagttgtgaaacattcctccttttgcatcttaatcattacacaacttttccaacattttgttacccccgtcccaactttttttgaaacatgttgctggtgggcaattccacgcaaaactgtcacatccataatgccaaTCCGAAATGGATGTGACAGGTTTGCGCGGAACTGCCCTGGtattaaattcaaaatgaatattccatgaaatagtcaaatttgcgattttcaacatttgatatgttgtctgtgtcctttttacaacaaaatatgagtttacgatatttgcagattatcacattctgtttttattcacattttacaattTGAATTACAATACACATTTCACAACgccccaactttttctgatttggggttgtaaacAGTGTAATTATGTGATTATGAACCCTGATTATCTAGTGACTCTCTCTAACCACTCTCTCCTTACTTCAGGTGCAGCAGCCTCACTGGGTTGGACTCTTGGCCGCATCAAACATCTTCTTCCTGCCCTCCATGCCGGACATAGCCTCCACGTTCTTCCTCCAGTCACTATCCTCCACTGGCCTTTTCTGcacaaggaagaaagagagaagaaattaTTAATTTAGGGGGAACGGTCCAGGGCCTATACTGGCTGGTAGAAATATTGGGTGGGCAACAAAGCAAAGCGGTCAGATTGGATCAAAGTGGACATTAACACAAACAGCAGGTTGAGATGAGGCTTTAGGGCTAAGTGTTCCAGAGCTTGATACAGTAACAGTGAGAATGAACTTACAGAAGGTTTCAAAGTACAGAGTGTGCTTATAAAGCTTATCAGCAATTTAAAGCTCGATATGCATCACAATAGTGATAGATAGAAGATATTGAACAGTCTTATTGCAGTGCAAATAAAGGATTTTCTGAAACGTTCTGTTCTGCAGCTCAGCGAGCGTAGCCTCCTAAAATCCACTTCCATCTTCTTGGTTTTAGCAGTGTTGAGGTGAAGACAGCGCTTACTGCATCAGTCCCTAAAATCCTCCACCAGGTCCCTGTACTCCTTCTCCTGTCCACCCCTAACACAGGCCACAATAGCTGTGTCGTCAGAATATTTCTGTATGTGGCAGGACTCTGAGTTGTATTTAAAGTCTGCTGTATATAGAGTGAACAGGAAAGGGGCCAAAACAGTCCCCTgtggagcaccagtgctgctaCTGACCATCCCAGAGACACAGCTATTAAGCCTGACGTACTGTGGCCGCTCGGTCAGGTAGTTTGTAATCCAGGTTGTCAGGGAGCAATCCACTCCCATCCCTTCTAATTTGTCTCGCAGTATGAGGGGCTGTattgtgttaaaagcacttgaaaaGTCGGCTTAGGCCCGGTGGAGCATGTAAAGAACTGCGTCCTCCACTCAATGTGCTGCTGATAGGCAGGGGTCAAGCGCAtcagtgacctctgaccttaggAACCGAAGGACCAGACACTCTAGAGTCTTCATAATATGTGGACACAGGTCGGTAGTCATTTAACTCAGCCGGGCGCCCCACTTTGGGGACCGGAACGAGACAAGATGTTTTCCACTGCAAGACATCAGTAAACAGCCTAATTATGTGGACTTTTGTTGGATTCTAGGCCTTGATGCTATATTTTATTGCATTCAACttacactacacaaaactatgCAGAAAtctatatttcaaataaaacttAGTTAGCAGTTAGCAGTTATTTACAACTGCTTAAacacaatttcacaatacaGCCATGGTGGCAGCAACAAAGGGGGGATTTTCATTCATGtcattgtttgttttattttgtctgGCTGTCGGCAAATAGACATAAAAAAAGATTACCCAGATAACTCCACACCAGTTGGACAGGTCTGTAACAACAACTGGATCCAAAAACTGGCTCAAactcagagacagaaagaaactgAGAATGTCAGATGTCAAGATGAAAAATAGTGGCAAATGTAGAAGCACATCTCCACAACCACCATGCTGTTTTTGTCACAGCAGCCTGACCTTCTTTGCACTCCCCGCACCCTACATTATGCTCCACATAATCGCCTAGCAGGGACGAAAACTCCTCAGGAACAAGTCTCTTTGTGTGCCGCGCCCATGCTGTATTTCAAGCCATCTGTCTCCTGGTGTCCAAACAATCTGAGAGTGATGTCATTAGTGTCTCCGAGGAGTGCTAAGCTCTGGGCGATGCTCAGTGGAGTCCAGGCCCAAGATTGGGTGGCAGTGGACGATGTCAAATGCAACACCAGAGGGATTGTATTACAGGTGTGTTATAAGAATCTGTAGCCTATCTGAGGAGATTTACAATGATCTTTTCTGTTGTCGACTGTTCACCCAGAAGGCATGAGGGCAGTGATTAAAGTGAAAGAAACGTATCAACCACCAACTCTTTATCATATTTAAgaccacactcacatacagcacCCTGCTCACTGGTTTTACAGGATATTAttccgaacacacacacacaggcatgcacaaggtcacacacacacacacacacacacacacacacacacacacacacacacacacacacacacacacacacacacacacacacacacacacacacacacacacacatacctccttTGAGTCCTCCTTTTTGACGGACTTCAGGTTAGCGCGGAGATCCATGGACACTTTGTGTTTGGATCCGAGCAGGGAGCGAAGAATGGCGTCTGCAGACACCCTCACCCTCCTGAGCGGGGGCCTCTTGAACTTCCCCCTCAGGTCAAGCACCTTGATGTTAAGATCCTTGATCTATTCAGTGGTTAGCATTCAGAAGAAAATGTGTCTGAAGATTATGAATATAAGTCTATATCATAACTAGCACACAGCATAAAGTAGCCATTTACGGCCATGCTTTTGTACAACATATATTGAGTCAGCTGTATTATAACTTCCATGCAGTGCAGTGCCACTGTGACAAACTGTACAACTACATACATTACCACAACACTTTATTAGCTCTGTATATTTACAGTATACAATTCAATAGTTTTTGCTCATAAAATATTAAGATGGCAATTAAGATGGCAGGTAAAGAAAGGACATACATTCTGTGACAGGATGCCTATATTCTAACTTTATTGACAGCACAGGCAGGATGATATGAGTTGTGGTACCTCACGAGTATGGAGATTGACTTTAGCCTCAATGTCATAACGTTCTTCATCCACAACAATAATCTTTGAATGGAGCTCCTCACAGAGTTTCTGAGAAAGCAATGGAAACCAATGACTACCTTAGACCTACTGCTAGTTACACCCAAACTAGATAGACTTTATACAGTAGACTGGGCTTAACAAAACTGGAAGCTTTCAATTTGTGCACTGGAGAAAAATCTACCCAGTATTGACAAAACAATCAATCAATGTAACTGAAAATAGGCTTTTGTTTATGATATTTGCCTATGCACCCTATTGGCTGATACTTATGTGTGAATAGCGTGGCGGGGCTATGGTTTGAGCAACTACCTGCAGGTCAGCAAATGATATGCCACTGGTTTTGAGAGGGGGAACCCTCTCAGCCAAATATCTctgcttctcttcctccttaTCCAGAATCTCCTGCTCAAGTTCCTCCTTTGCTTTTGCCACCAGCAAACTCtgcagagtacacacacacacacacacacacacgcacacacacacaacatagccataaTACTGCAGCTAttcttttcacattttttaacTCTTCTCACTGAGTCAGTCTGGACTTGACTGCCCTCTAGTGCCTGTAACTGGTTATGGAAGCATGTGCTTTACATACCTTGAGCATCAGCTTCCGTGAAGCTGAGATCTTTGGCTTCCTCTGGAGAAAAGAGATGTATATTTGTCTCaataaaaatacatattttatgaTATTAATATTGTCTCCAAATATCAAAATATTGCTGACTTACCTCTTGTCTGTAAAGagaaaaatagacacacactTAATCAGGTTTGGATAACACTACAGTTCTCAAATAGAAAAGCAAAATGTATAAAAGATATACAGCTTATGTATGAGAATTTCTACTTACGGTTGCTCTGGCATGTTGAACTGTGTGGATTACTGAAAGATAACAAtaaacatcatcactgtcagcaCCAAACAGGTGCTATGCACTCCACATGAGGACAACCAAATAATCAAGCATGTGGAAGGTATGTCatctttttctttgtcataaTTGTTTCAAGATGTGTAATGAACAGTTCTAgtcaagaaaaagagagatatgaGATGATATTAGATATTTGTTGTTACCAAACTCATCTTCTGAGAAGATATGAGTCTGAATTTGCAATTGAGTCAAGAAATATCCTGAGTAAAGACTGTATAGCCTAATTAGAACACACTCAAATAAATGTTTTGTAGGACAGTCTTTCGTTGTGAAATATTCACTTCAGTTATGCAGAGCTCATTATCCTCCACCAATTGTTGTTGCATCCTGGAATGATCGAGCCCCCCGTCCCTAAAAAAGAAAGCCATCCCAACTGACCCAAAGACATGTGGGAGTTTAAAGGCTTTCCTGGGACTTTGAACAATTCCAGAGAGATTGCCATCACCTGCTTGGTGCCACGGATTATCTCCCACTCTGGAATCTGGAGTGGTCTAACACCAGAAATAGATGCCCAGCCTGTCCTGGACAGATACACTGATGAACAATGGACAGGGCTGGCGCAGGGTTTGATTCTAGAGCCACAAATGTCAGCATCACTCTCTAGAGATGTGGTTAACTCTCTGAACCCCCTCTCTACTGTGGTACTGGCAGTGGACAGGTACGTATAGGGTAGTGTTACAGGACAACCAAACCCTCTCAGACACAATTCCATTCATTATAATCTCAATGCTGCATTTGAACATACAAAGATTAATGCATGACATGCCGTAACTAGATAAAACATAATCTGTACTGTAAATGAATAGAGCAAACGTATCATAGCAAATAAAGGCTAAActtcaaattcaattcaaagttTTGGTTTGTCCTAAAACAAGAAGAATGTTTCTAATTATTTGTCAAGATATTCACACATCTTAAAAAAGTGAATTGTGTGGTTTATTTGCCCTGAAAAGTCTCAATCCATCCAAATTACATTAAATATACCGGTAACCAGGTAATGTGTAACTCAGTACAGTAACAATTCAGCTGCATTCGATCTCCCATCAGATGGCCTACTGGAAAGCGGGtattacatttaaaataaaataaaaaaaatacattagaCAATAAAATCCTACCTTTCTGTGGAGAGGAATGCTGGTCAGGGGTGTCTTCAGAAGAGCAAAATAGAGGGGAATGACTGTGTCCCACTATTTAACCATTGGCTCCCTTTGTCTTTCTGATCTGCCAGTGGAGGGTATTTTTAGAAAACTCACTTACTTACTCTCACTcacccttactctctctccatctctctctctctctctctctcacacacacacacacacacaaacacacacacacggggggcAGAAGACAGGGCTGGGGGattggtgagggggggggggggcacagaaaCTTTTTCTGGCATCCCAAAATCCCTAGAGGGATAAGTTCAGAACAGTTG comes from Alosa sapidissima isolate fAloSap1 chromosome 7, fAloSap1.pri, whole genome shotgun sequence and encodes:
- the tnni1a gene encoding troponin I, slow skeletal muscle isoform X1; this encodes MPEQPQERKPKISASRKLMLKSLLVAKAKEELEQEILDKEEEKQRYLAERVPPLKTSGISFADLQKLCEELHSKIIVVDEERYDIEAKVNLHTREIKDLNIKVLDLRGKFKRPPLRRVRVSADAILRSLLGSKHKVSMDLRANLKSVKKEDSKEKRPVEDSDWRKNVEAMSGMEGRKKMFDAAKSPTQ
- the tnni1a gene encoding troponin I, slow skeletal muscle isoform X2; amino-acid sequence: MLKSLLVAKAKEELEQEILDKEEEKQRYLAERVPPLKTSGISFADLQKLCEELHSKIIVVDEERYDIEAKVNLHTREIKDLNIKVLDLRGKFKRPPLRRVRVSADAILRSLLGSKHKVSMDLRANLKSVKKEDSKEKRPVEDSDWRKNVEAMSGMEGRKKMFDAAKSPTQ